The Populus trichocarpa isolate Nisqually-1 chromosome 2, P.trichocarpa_v4.1, whole genome shotgun sequence genome has a window encoding:
- the LOC7462884 gene encoding abscisic acid 8'-hydroxylase CYP707A1 isoform X2 codes for MGGILAYVLIFLISVVSYIIKIRKKKKPNKGIKLPPGSMGWPCIGETLQLYSQDPNVFFASKQKRYGEIFKTHILGCPCIILASPEAARFVLVTQAHLFKPTYPKSKEHLIGPSALFFHQGDYHIRLRKLVQSSLSLDSIRNLVADISSTAASTLDSWDGGHVLNTFQEMKKFSFEVGILAIFGNLEAQYREEMKRNYRIVDKGYNSFATSLPGTPYRKAVLARKRLSKILGDIIRERKEKRLLVKDLFGCLLNSKNEKGELLTDDQIADNIIGVFFAAQDTTASAMTWIAKYLHDNQKVLEAVKAEQDAIRKLNDESNQPLSWSQTRNMPFTHKVVLESLRMASIISFTFREAVADVEYKGYLIPKGWKVMPLFRNTHHNPEYFRDPQKFDPTRFEVAPRPNTFMPFGSGQHACPGNELAKLEMFIMIHHLLTKFRNSFSCNNTLDLRFNGLSPQ; via the exons ATGGGAGGGATTCTGGCTTACGTTCTCATCTTTCTCATAAGTGTAGTGTCTTATATAattaagataagaaaaaagaaaaaacccaataaaGGAATTAAGCTCCCACCAGGATCAATGGGTTGGCCTTGCATTGGAGAGACTCTTCAACTCTACTCTCAAGACCCAAATGTCTTCTTTGCATCCAAACAAAAAAG GTATGGAGAAATATTCAAGACCCATATTCTTGGTTGCCCGTGTATTATACTGGCTAGCCCAGAGGCAGCTCGGTTTGTGCTTGTGACTCAAGCTCATTTGTTCAAGCCAACATATCCCAAAAGTAAGGAACATTTGATTGGTCCATCAGCTCTTTTTTTCCATCAAGGAGATTACCATATTCGTCTAAGGAAGTTGGTTCAGAGCTCCTTGTCTCTGGATTCAATCCGAAATTTGGTTGCTGATATTTCATCCACAGCAGCCTCTACCTTAGATTCATGGGATGGTGGACATGTCCTTAACACctttcaagaaatgaaaaag TTTTCTTTTGAAGTAGGAATACTAGCAATTTTTGGCAATTTGGAAGCCCAATATagagaagaaatgaaaaggaactACAGAATAGTGGATAAAGGCTATAATTCCTTTGCAACAAGCCTCCCAGGAACTCCTTACAGGAAGGCAGTGCTG GCAAGAAAGAGATTAAGCAAGATTCTTGGTGATATTATTcgtgaaagaaaagagaagagattgCTTGTAAAGGATCTCTTCGGTTGTCTATTGAACTCGAAAAATGAGAAAGGAGAACTCCTTACCGATGATCAAATTGCAGATAACATTATTGGAGTGTTTTTTGCTGCTCAAGACACCACAGCTAGTGCCATGACATGGATTGCCAAGTATCTCCATGACAACCAGAAAGTTCTAGAGGCTGTAAAG GCCGAACAGGACGCAATTCgcaaattgaatgatgaaagcAATCAGCCATTGAGTTGGAGTCAAACGAGAAACATGCCATTTACTCATAAG GTTGTGTTGGAGAGCTTGAGAATGGCAAGCATTATATCCTTCACGTTTAGAGAAGCAGTGGCTGATGTCGAGTACAAGG GGTACCTGATTCCCAAAGGTTGGAAGGTGATGCCTTTGTTCAGGAATACTCATCACAATCCAGAATATTTTAGAGATCCTCAAAAATTTGATCCAACAAGGTTTGAG GTTGCACCAAGACCCAATACATTTATGCCATTTGGAAGTGGACAACATGCTTGTCCAGGAAATGAACTTGCCAAGTTGGAGATGTTTATCATGATCCACCATTTGCTCACCAAGTTCAG GAACTCCTTTTCCTGTAACAATACGTTGGATCTTAGATTCAATGGTTTATCACCTCAGTAA
- the LOC18096303 gene encoding sterol carrier protein 2, producing MATTELKSDAIFELLKRFLGTEEGIAVKNKVNLVYQFNISPKKIGIDEVIYTIDLKKGEVIKGQYEGGKPDATFSLKDEDFIKLANGKLNPQIAFMRGALKVKGSLSAAQKFTPDIFPKPAKL from the exons ATGGCTACTACAGAGCTAAAGTCAGACGCCATTTTTGAGCTTTTGAAGAGGTTCCTTGGGACCGAAGAAGGTATTGCTGTCAAAAATAAGGTTAACCTTGTCTATCAATTCAATATCTCCCCCAAG AAAATTGGGATTGATGAGGTGATTTACACTATTGATCTCAAGAAAGGCGAGGTCATCAAAG ggCAATACGAAGGAGGGAAGCCTGATGCCACATTTTCGTTGAAGGACGAAGATTTTATAAAGCTTGCTAATGGAAAGTTGAATCCCCAGATTGCTTTCATGAG GGGTGCTTTGAAGGTCAAGGGCAGTTTGAGTGCTGCGCAGAAATTCACTCCTGATATCTTCCCAAAGCCTGCTAAGCTGTGA
- the LOC7462882 gene encoding cold-regulated protein 27 → MLYMDGYRESESRTRSETSGLTGHESVELAQLQDSPMIESMSSEWTDEKHKLYLKSMEASFVNQLYNSIDLLGWRSQKGRPVPNLSGEVNCSTCRPSGQFKVLRRGGWQKINFRRHESQLSSAKDSRGYLTSPWIQQFTPARKPEGATSPALQECAIQSRGINLKWKKAVLCCPATNSKLSHFGNSFSCHRDFVESNTEMSGQNFVDEDIESESASSSFSSKRLKTLKTDPSSSDQVVPHSKTPVEEEVTECISAAK, encoded by the exons ATGCTGTATATGGATGGTTATAGAGAAAGTGAAAGTCGAACGAGATCAGAAACGTCTGGGTTAACTGGTCACGAGTCAGTCGAGTTGGCTCAATTACAG GATTCACCGATGATAGAATCCATGTCTTCAGAATGGACAGATGAGAAGCACAAACTTTATCTTAAATCCATGGAGGCTTCATTTGTTAATCAATTATACAATTCGATAGATCTTCTTGGTTGGCGTTCCCAGAAGGGGAGGCCAGTTCCAAACTTGTCTGGGGAAGTCAATTGTAGCACCTGTAGACCTTCTGGCCAG TTTAAGGTTCTTCGACGTGGCGGCTGGCAGAAAATCAATTTTCGAAGACATGAATCTCAACTAAGCTCAGCGAAGGACTCCCGTGGGTATTTAACAAGCCCATGGATTCAACAATTTACGCCTGCAAGAAAACCAGAAGGTGCAACATCTCCTGCTCTTCAAGAATGTGCTATCCAAAGTCGAGGAATCAATTTAAAGTGGAAGAAAGCAGTTCTCTGCTGTCCAGCAACTAATTCAAAACTTTCTCATTTTGGCAACTCTTTTTCATGTCATCGTGATTTCGTTGAAAGCAACACAG AGATGTCAGGCCAGAACTTTGTTGACGAAGACATCGAAAGTGAAAGTGCAAGCAGTTCTTTCAGCTCAAAAAGGTTGAAAACTCTGAAAACTGATCCTTCGAGTAGTGACCAG GTTGTTCCCCACAGCAAGACTCCTGTGGAAGAAGAGGTTACTGAGTGTATTTCTGCAGCTAAATAA
- the LOC7462883 gene encoding uncharacterized protein LOC7462883, producing MSTSKAIRSLITRENVWKHLFRSAINHNSHKFDQTRCLSSLAGILNPSISRGTYNNRKDFDLASGNLYNNTTIKRGFLGCGDGEEGSVLSKVYEERRVLGYSPEQLFDVVAAVDLYHGFVPWCQRSEILKQYPDGSFDAELEIGFKFLVESYVSHVELNRPKFLKTTSSESNLFDHLINIWEFNPGPVPGSCELYFLVDFKFQSPLYRQVASMFFKEVVSRLVGSFDERCRLIYGPGVSVLEKSYGEKA from the exons ATGTCAACCTCGAAAGCAATCCGTTCCTTAATAACCCGTGAAAATGTATGGAAACATCTCTTCAGGTCCGCAATAAATCACAATAGCCACAAATTCGATCAAACTCGATGCTTGAGTAGCCTTGCCGGTATCTTGAATCCATCAATTAGTAGAGGAACTTACAATAACCGGAAAGATTTTGATCTCGCATCAGGAAATTTGTATAATAACACTACTATAAAACGAGGGTTTCTTGGCTGCGGTGACGGTGAAGAAGGTAGTGTTTTATCGAAGGTTTACGAAGAGAGGCGCGTGTTGGg GTATTCTCCGGAGCAGTTATTTGATGTGGTTGCTGCCGTTGATCTGTATCATGGGTTTGTACCGTGGTGTCAGCGGTCGGAGATACTGAAACAGTACCCAGATGGATCATTTGATGCGGAGTTGGAGATTGGTTTTAAGTTTCTCGTCGAGAGCTATGTTTCTCATGTAGAATTAAATAGACCGAAGTTTCTCAAG ACAACTTCATCAGAGAGTAACCTCTTTGACCATTTGATAAATATTTGGGAATTCAATCCGGGGCCAGTTCCAGGATCTtgtgaactttattttttagtggaCTTCAAATTCCAGTCACCACTTTACAGACAG GTGGCATCCATGTTTTTCAAGGAGGTAGTCTCCCGACTGGTTGGTTCGTTCGATGAGCGCTGCCGATTGATATATGGACCAGGGGTCTCAGTCCTTGAGAAATCCTACGGAGAGAAGGCATAA
- the LOC7462884 gene encoding abscisic acid 8'-hydroxylase CYP707A1 isoform X1, which yields MGGILAYVLIFLISVVSYIIKIRKKKKPNKGIKLPPGSMGWPCIGETLQLYSQDPNVFFASKQKRYGEIFKTHILGCPCIILASPEAARFVLVTQAHLFKPTYPKSKEHLIGPSALFFHQGDYHIRLRKLVQSSLSLDSIRNLVADISSTAASTLDSWDGGHVLNTFQEMKKFSFEVGILAIFGNLEAQYREEMKRNYRIVDKGYNSFATSLPGTPYRKAVLARKRLSKILGDIIRERKEKRLLVKDLFGCLLNSKNEKGELLTDDQIADNIIGVFFAAQDTTASAMTWIAKYLHDNQKVLEAVKAEQDAIRKLNDESNQPLSWSQTRNMPFTHKVVLESLRMASIISFTFREAVADVEYKGYLIPKGWKVMPLFRNTHHNPEYFRDPQKFDPTRFEVAPRPNTFMPFGSGQHACPGNELAKLEMFIMIHHLLTKFRWEVVGSQSGIQYGPFPVPLHGLPARFWKEHTS from the exons ATGGGAGGGATTCTGGCTTACGTTCTCATCTTTCTCATAAGTGTAGTGTCTTATATAattaagataagaaaaaagaaaaaacccaataaaGGAATTAAGCTCCCACCAGGATCAATGGGTTGGCCTTGCATTGGAGAGACTCTTCAACTCTACTCTCAAGACCCAAATGTCTTCTTTGCATCCAAACAAAAAAG GTATGGAGAAATATTCAAGACCCATATTCTTGGTTGCCCGTGTATTATACTGGCTAGCCCAGAGGCAGCTCGGTTTGTGCTTGTGACTCAAGCTCATTTGTTCAAGCCAACATATCCCAAAAGTAAGGAACATTTGATTGGTCCATCAGCTCTTTTTTTCCATCAAGGAGATTACCATATTCGTCTAAGGAAGTTGGTTCAGAGCTCCTTGTCTCTGGATTCAATCCGAAATTTGGTTGCTGATATTTCATCCACAGCAGCCTCTACCTTAGATTCATGGGATGGTGGACATGTCCTTAACACctttcaagaaatgaaaaag TTTTCTTTTGAAGTAGGAATACTAGCAATTTTTGGCAATTTGGAAGCCCAATATagagaagaaatgaaaaggaactACAGAATAGTGGATAAAGGCTATAATTCCTTTGCAACAAGCCTCCCAGGAACTCCTTACAGGAAGGCAGTGCTG GCAAGAAAGAGATTAAGCAAGATTCTTGGTGATATTATTcgtgaaagaaaagagaagagattgCTTGTAAAGGATCTCTTCGGTTGTCTATTGAACTCGAAAAATGAGAAAGGAGAACTCCTTACCGATGATCAAATTGCAGATAACATTATTGGAGTGTTTTTTGCTGCTCAAGACACCACAGCTAGTGCCATGACATGGATTGCCAAGTATCTCCATGACAACCAGAAAGTTCTAGAGGCTGTAAAG GCCGAACAGGACGCAATTCgcaaattgaatgatgaaagcAATCAGCCATTGAGTTGGAGTCAAACGAGAAACATGCCATTTACTCATAAG GTTGTGTTGGAGAGCTTGAGAATGGCAAGCATTATATCCTTCACGTTTAGAGAAGCAGTGGCTGATGTCGAGTACAAGG GGTACCTGATTCCCAAAGGTTGGAAGGTGATGCCTTTGTTCAGGAATACTCATCACAATCCAGAATATTTTAGAGATCCTCAAAAATTTGATCCAACAAGGTTTGAG GTTGCACCAAGACCCAATACATTTATGCCATTTGGAAGTGGACAACATGCTTGTCCAGGAAATGAACTTGCCAAGTTGGAGATGTTTATCATGATCCACCATTTGCTCACCAAGTTCAG GTGGGAAGTAGTGGGATCTCAAAGTGGGATTCAGTATGGCCCGTTCCCCGTGCCATTGCATGGACTTCCAGCCAGATTTTGGAAAGAACATACCAGCTAG